One stretch of Lacrimispora sphenoides DNA includes these proteins:
- the nusA gene encoding transcription termination factor NusA produces MNKELLEALNILEKENNISKDTLLEAIENSLLTACKNHFGKADNIKVSINRETCDFNVFAEKEVVETVEDPLLQISLADAKMADPKYDIGDVIHCQIDSKKFGRIATQNAKNVILQKIREEGRKSLFNDWYCQEREVVTGIVQRYLGRNVSINLGKVDAILNETEMVKGEVFKATERIKVFVLEVKDTPKGPRISVSRTHPDLVKRLFESEVAEVKDGTVEIKAIAREAGSRTKIAVKSNDANVDPVGACVGLNGARVNSIVNELRGEKIDIINWDENPAYLIENALSPAKVICVVADEESKEAQVIVPDYQLSLAIGKEGQNARLAARLTGYKIDIKSETQARELGLFEELGLDYQEAGSGFESFGNENHDSGNSETQNYQEEYQDDYQE; encoded by the coding sequence ATGAATAAGGAACTGTTAGAAGCACTGAATATTCTGGAGAAGGAGAATAATATCAGCAAGGATACCCTGTTAGAGGCAATCGAAAATTCTCTCCTTACGGCGTGCAAGAACCATTTCGGAAAAGCGGATAATATCAAGGTCAGCATCAATCGTGAAACCTGTGATTTCAATGTATTTGCAGAAAAAGAAGTGGTGGAAACAGTTGAAGATCCCCTGTTGCAGATCAGCCTGGCAGATGCAAAGATGGCAGATCCAAAATACGATATCGGCGATGTGATCCATTGCCAGATCGACTCAAAAAAGTTTGGAAGAATCGCTACACAGAATGCAAAGAACGTGATCCTGCAGAAGATCCGTGAGGAAGGCAGAAAATCTCTCTTTAACGACTGGTACTGCCAGGAGAGAGAAGTTGTCACAGGAATTGTGCAGAGATATCTGGGCAGGAATGTAAGCATTAATCTGGGCAAAGTAGATGCCATTCTGAATGAAACAGAAATGGTAAAAGGAGAAGTGTTTAAAGCCACAGAGAGAATCAAAGTGTTCGTTCTGGAAGTTAAGGATACTCCCAAAGGCCCAAGGATTTCCGTATCCAGAACTCATCCGGACCTTGTAAAACGCCTGTTTGAATCCGAGGTTGCAGAGGTGAAAGACGGAACCGTGGAAATCAAGGCAATTGCAAGAGAAGCAGGTTCCAGAACAAAAATTGCTGTTAAATCCAATGATGCCAATGTAGATCCGGTAGGTGCATGTGTAGGCTTAAACGGTGCAAGGGTTAACTCCATAGTGAATGAGTTAAGAGGAGAGAAAATCGATATCATCAACTGGGATGAGAATCCGGCCTATTTGATTGAAAATGCATTAAGCCCGGCAAAGGTTATCTGTGTTGTTGCAGATGAGGAATCAAAGGAAGCTCAGGTTATTGTTCCGGATTATCAATTATCACTGGCCATCGGCAAGGAAGGGCAGAACGCAAGGCTTGCAGCACGTCTTACCGGATATAAGATTGACATTAAGAGTGAGACGCAGGCAAGAGAACTCGGTCTGTTTGAGGAGCTGGGGCTTGATTATCAGGAAGCTGGATCTGGATTTGAAAGCTTTGGAAATGAAAACCATGACAGTGGAAACAGCGAAACGCAGAACTACCAGGAAGAGTATCAGGACGACTACCAGGAATAA
- the rnpM gene encoding RNase P modulator RnpM, translated as MSTKKLPLRQCIGCGEMKNKKEMIRVLKTSEDEILLDTTGRKNGRGAYLCPSMECFKKAVKSKGLERSFKMAIPKEVYEALEKEMEQFE; from the coding sequence GTGAGTACAAAGAAATTACCGCTCAGACAGTGCATCGGCTGTGGTGAGATGAAAAATAAAAAAGAAATGATTCGTGTACTGAAAACCTCAGAGGATGAGATTCTTCTTGATACAACCGGACGTAAAAACGGACGGGGAGCTTATCTCTGCCCTTCTATGGAATGTTTTAAGAAGGCAGTAAAGAGCAAGGGACTTGAGCGTTCCTTCAAGATGGCGATTCCGAAAGAAGTCTACGAAGCATTGGAAAAGGAGATGGAACAGTTTGAATGA
- the infB gene encoding translation initiation factor IF-2, translating into MRVYDLAKELGKDSSKEILDILEKHNINLKSSSNVTDEQAAIVKKEVGGHNRGTAPVQSNSPDGDDSDAPKKKIAAVFRPQNAQMKPQGQHSQSQGGRSFQSDRQNGDSRNRQVSEQSLSGAELTREQNTENLEGGRPQGGYQGNRDNRDGRPQGGYQGNRDNREGRPQGGYQGNRDGRPQGQGGYQGNRDGRPQGQGGYQGNRDGRPQGQGGYQGNRDGRPQGQGGYQGNRDGRPQGQGGYQGNRDGRPQGQGGYQGNRDGRPQGQGGYQGNRDGRPQGQGGYQGNRDGRPQGQGGYQGNRDGRPQGQGGYQGNRDGRPQGQGGYQGNRDGRPQGGGYQGNRDGRPQGQGGYQGNRDGRPQGQGGYQGNRDGRPQGQGGYQGNRDGRPQGQGGYQGNRDGRPQGQGGYQGNRDGRPQGQRTGRDAGPKTGSFDTPIQAKPTSNRAAKNTYKNGRFDKRDKDDEAKKRAQGKGGKPYPVQPPVHVEPKVEEIKTITLPDIMTIKELAEKMKLQPSAIVKKLFLQGKIVTLNTEIDYDQAEEIALGYDVLCEKEIKIDVIEELLKEADENEADKVSRPPVVCVMGHVDHGKTSLLDAIRQSHVTSREAGGITQHIGAYTVEVNGEKITFLDTPGHEAFTAMRMRGAQSTDIAILVVAADDGVMPQTVEAINHAKAAEVEIIVAINKIDKPSANIDKVKQELSEYELIPEDWGGSTIFVPVSAHTKDGIKELLEMILLTSEVKELKANPNRRARGLIIEAELDKGKGPVATVLVQKGTLRVGDTVTAGSCYGKVRAMMDDKGRRVKEAGPSTPVEILGLNDVPNAGEVLVGTENEKEARTFAETFISEGKNKLLEDTKAKLSLDDLFSQIKAGNIKELPLIVKADVQGSVEAVKQSLVKLSNEEVMVKVIHGGVGAINESDVSLASASNAIIIGFNVRPDVTAKSIADREKVDMRLYKVIYQAIEDVEAAMKGMLDPIFEEKIIGHAIVRQTFKASGVGTIAGSYVMDGKFQRGCSVRITRAGEQTYDGPLASLKRFKDDVKEVATGYECGLVFEKFNDIQEDDMIEAYAMVEVPR; encoded by the coding sequence ATGAGAGTATATGATCTGGCAAAAGAACTGGGAAAAGACAGTAGTAAGGAGATACTGGATATCTTGGAAAAACATAATATAAATTTAAAGAGCTCTTCCAACGTCACGGATGAGCAGGCGGCAATCGTGAAAAAAGAAGTAGGCGGCCACAACCGGGGAACCGCTCCGGTACAATCCAATTCACCGGATGGGGATGATTCCGATGCGCCGAAGAAAAAAATTGCGGCGGTATTCAGACCGCAGAATGCGCAGATGAAGCCTCAGGGACAGCATTCCCAGTCGCAGGGCGGAAGATCTTTTCAGTCTGACCGACAGAACGGAGATTCAAGAAATCGTCAGGTTTCAGAGCAGTCTTTATCAGGAGCTGAATTAACAAGAGAGCAGAATACAGAAAACCTGGAAGGTGGAAGACCCCAGGGAGGCTACCAGGGCAACCGCGACAACCGTGACGGAAGACCTCAGGGAGGCTATCAGGGAAACCGTGACAACCGTGAAGGAAGACCCCAGGGAGGTTATCAGGGCAATCGTGACGGAAGACCGCAGGGCCAGGGAGGCTACCAGGGCAACCGTGACGGAAGACCACAGGGCCAGGGAGGCTACCAGGGCAACCGTGACGGAAGACCACAGGGCCAGGGAGGCTACCAGGGCAACCGTGACGGAAGACCACAGGGCCAGGGAGGTTATCAGGGCAACCGTGACGGAAGACCACAGGGCCAGGGAGGTTATCAGGGCAACCGTGATGGAAGACCACAGGGCCAGGGAGGCTACCAGGGCAATCGTGATGGAAGACCGCAGGGCCAGGGAGGCTACCAGGGCAACCGTGATGGAAGACCACAGGGCCAGGGAGGCTACCAGGGCAACCGTGATGGAAGACCACAGGGTCAGGGAGGCTATCAGGGCAATCGTGACGGAAGACCACAGGGCCAGGGAGGCTACCAGGGTAACCGTGACGGAAGACCACAGGGTCAGGGAGGCTACCAGGGCAACCGCGACGGAAGACCGCAGGGCGGTGGCTACCAGGGTAACCGTGATGGAAGACCACAGGGCCAGGGAGGCTATCAGGGCAACCGTGATGGAAGACCACAGGGTCAGGGAGGCTATCAGGGTAACCGTGACGGAAGACCACAGGGCCAGGGAGGCTACCAGGGTAACCGTGACGGAAGACCGCAGGGCCAGGGAGGCTACCAGGGCAACCGTGACGGAAGACCACAGGGCCAGGGAGGCTACCAGGGTAACCGTGACGGAAGACCACAGGGACAACGTACAGGCAGAGATGCTGGTCCTAAGACAGGTTCCTTTGATACTCCAATCCAGGCAAAGCCTACCAGCAACAGGGCTGCAAAGAACACTTATAAAAATGGCAGATTTGATAAGAGAGATAAAGATGACGAGGCTAAGAAAAGAGCACAGGGCAAAGGTGGAAAGCCGTATCCGGTTCAGCCTCCGGTGCATGTAGAGCCTAAGGTAGAAGAGATAAAGACCATAACTCTCCCAGATATCATGACGATTAAGGAACTGGCTGAGAAGATGAAGCTTCAGCCATCTGCCATTGTAAAGAAGCTGTTCTTACAGGGTAAAATCGTTACTCTTAATACGGAAATCGATTATGACCAGGCGGAAGAGATCGCTTTGGGATATGATGTTCTCTGCGAGAAAGAAATAAAAATAGATGTTATTGAAGAACTGCTGAAAGAGGCTGATGAAAATGAGGCAGATAAGGTTTCCAGACCGCCGGTAGTCTGCGTTATGGGCCATGTTGACCATGGTAAAACATCCCTTCTTGATGCGATCCGCCAAAGCCATGTAACCTCCAGAGAGGCAGGCGGGATCACGCAGCATATTGGTGCTTATACCGTTGAAGTAAACGGAGAAAAGATCACATTTTTGGATACTCCGGGACACGAGGCCTTTACCGCTATGCGTATGAGAGGTGCTCAGTCTACTGATATCGCAATTCTTGTAGTAGCAGCTGATGACGGTGTGATGCCTCAGACTGTGGAGGCAATCAACCATGCCAAGGCAGCTGAAGTGGAGATCATTGTCGCCATTAATAAGATTGATAAACCAAGTGCCAATATTGACAAGGTAAAGCAGGAATTATCTGAATATGAACTGATTCCTGAGGACTGGGGCGGAAGTACCATATTTGTTCCGGTTTCTGCCCATACAAAGGATGGCATCAAAGAACTTCTGGAAATGATCCTTCTAACCTCAGAAGTAAAGGAATTAAAGGCAAATCCGAACCGCCGGGCAAGAGGTCTTATTATTGAGGCCGAACTTGATAAGGGCAAAGGGCCGGTAGCTACTGTACTGGTACAGAAGGGAACCCTTCGGGTAGGTGACACGGTTACCGCTGGTTCCTGTTACGGAAAAGTCCGTGCCATGATGGATGATAAGGGCCGCAGAGTAAAAGAGGCAGGTCCATCCACACCGGTTGAAATTTTAGGACTTAATGACGTTCCAAATGCAGGCGAAGTCCTGGTTGGAACCGAAAATGAAAAAGAAGCAAGAACCTTTGCTGAGACATTTATTTCCGAAGGTAAGAATAAATTACTGGAAGATACAAAGGCTAAGTTATCACTGGATGATTTATTCAGTCAGATCAAAGCCGGCAACATCAAGGAGCTTCCGCTTATCGTGAAAGCAGATGTACAGGGTTCCGTGGAAGCGGTAAAGCAGAGCCTTGTGAAGCTGTCTAACGAAGAGGTTATGGTAAAGGTGATTCACGGAGGCGTAGGCGCAATTAATGAGTCTGACGTTTCCCTGGCTTCCGCATCCAATGCGATCATCATCGGCTTTAACGTAAGGCCTGATGTAACTGCAAAATCCATTGCAGACCGGGAAAAAGTGGATATGAGACTTTACAAGGTAATCTATCAGGCTATTGAGGATGTAGAGGCAGCGATGAAGGGCATGCTTGATCCGATATTTGAAGAGAAGATCATCGGCCACGCAATTGTGCGCCAGACCTTTAAGGCATCCGGAGTAGGTACCATTGCAGGCTCCTATGTAATGGACGGTAAGTTCCAGAGAGGCTGCAGCGTCCGCATCACACGTGCCGGAGAGCAGACCTACGATGGTCCTCTGGCTTCCTTAAAGAGATTTAAGGATGATGTGAAGGAAGTTGCAACAGGTTATGAGTGCGGCCTTGTATTTGAGAAATTTAATGATATTCAGGAAGACGATATGATTGAAGCATATGCCATGGTTGAGGTTCCCCGCTAG
- the rbfA gene encoding 30S ribosome-binding factor RbfA: MRKNSIKNTRINMEVQRELSEIIRLEIKDPRIHPMTTVVDVSVTPDLKYCKAFISILGDEEAGKATIEGLKSAEGYIRRELARRVNLRNTPEIKFILDQSIEYGVNMSKLIDEVTKDIRD, from the coding sequence ATGCGTAAAAACAGTATAAAGAATACCAGAATCAACATGGAGGTCCAGAGGGAGTTAAGTGAGATCATCCGTCTGGAAATCAAAGATCCAAGAATCCATCCCATGACTACCGTGGTTGACGTTTCAGTTACCCCGGATTTAAAATACTGTAAGGCATTCATCAGTATTCTGGGAGATGAGGAGGCCGGTAAGGCTACCATTGAAGGATTAAAAAGTGCAGAAGGTTACATCCGCCGTGAATTAGCAAGGAGAGTAAACCTTCGCAACACCCCGGAGATCAAGTTTATTTTGGATCAGTCCATTGAATATGGAGTTAATATGTCCAAATTAATAGACGAGGTAACAAAAGATATCAGAGATTAG
- a CDS encoding DHH family phosphoesterase codes for MSFFDTVLEDVKTVAIMGHVRPDGDCVGSCLAAYNYLEQHHPQVEAVVYLETPPSKFDYLRNFDRIVSDFSEDKEYDLCVCLDSSDTLRFGEAAKFLNTAKKSLCVDHHVTNLRYAKENIVQDDSSSTCEVLYGLLDENKITREIAECIYTGIIHDTGVFKYDCTSKRTMEIAGKLMEKGIDFSKIIDESFYRKTYIQNQILGRALLESITFHDNRCIFSAISKKEMDFYDVTGADMDGIIDQLRITEGVECAIFMYEISCREYKVSLRSTTDLDVSKIAVYFGGGGHKKAAGCTMAGSVHDVINNLSNQIAKQLN; via the coding sequence GTGAGTTTTTTTGACACAGTGCTTGAAGATGTGAAAACGGTAGCAATCATGGGTCATGTCCGTCCGGACGGGGACTGCGTTGGTTCCTGTCTGGCGGCTTACAACTATCTGGAACAGCATCATCCGCAAGTGGAAGCGGTGGTTTATCTTGAGACCCCTCCTTCCAAATTTGATTATCTCAGGAATTTTGACCGCATTGTCAGTGACTTTTCAGAGGATAAGGAATATGATCTCTGTGTTTGCCTTGACAGCAGTGATACGCTCCGGTTTGGGGAGGCAGCAAAGTTCTTAAATACCGCAAAAAAAAGTCTCTGTGTGGATCACCACGTTACCAATTTAAGATACGCAAAAGAGAATATTGTACAGGATGATTCAAGTTCGACCTGCGAGGTGCTTTACGGCCTCTTAGATGAAAATAAGATTACCAGGGAAATAGCAGAATGCATTTATACCGGAATTATCCATGATACCGGAGTGTTTAAATACGACTGCACTTCAAAAAGGACGATGGAAATTGCAGGGAAGCTGATGGAAAAGGGAATCGACTTTTCAAAGATCATCGATGAAAGTTTTTACCGGAAGACCTATATCCAGAATCAGATTCTGGGAAGGGCTTTATTAGAGAGCATAACCTTTCACGACAACCGTTGCATTTTCAGTGCCATCAGCAAAAAGGAAATGGATTTCTACGATGTTACCGGTGCTGATATGGATGGAATCATTGATCAGCTTCGAATCACCGAGGGTGTGGAATGTGCCATATTCATGTATGAAATCTCATGCAGGGAGTATAAGGTGAGTCTGCGCTCTACCACGGATCTTGATGTGAGCAAAATTGCCGTTTATTTCGGCGGCGGCGGTCATAAGAAAGCGGCCGGCTGTACCATGGCAGGAAGTGTTCATGATGTGATCAACAATCTGTCAAATCAGATTGCAAAACAGCTTAACTAG
- the truB gene encoding tRNA pseudouridine(55) synthase TruB translates to MADGIINVYKEKGFTSHDVVAKMRGILKQKKIGHTGTLDPMAEGVLPVCLGKATKLCDMLTDKTKTYEAVLLLGRETDTQDTTGEILKEYPVKADEAQVKEAVLSFLGHYDQIPPMYSALKVDGKKLYELARAGKEVERKARPVEILEITVDRIQLPRVTMTVTCSKGTYIRTLCYDIGRKLGCGGCMESLLRTQVSGFCLEDSLTLAQIEELRDDGTLENHILAVDKVFSEYPALKMKQDFDKLVHNGNPFYRNQAEGDSMLPDGPVRVYDSRNQFIGVYVPDREKELLKPQKVFLGGTP, encoded by the coding sequence ATGGCAGACGGCATCATCAATGTATACAAGGAAAAAGGATTTACCTCTCATGACGTTGTGGCGAAAATGAGAGGTATTTTAAAGCAGAAAAAAATAGGGCATACAGGAACCCTGGATCCTATGGCAGAGGGAGTATTACCCGTATGCCTGGGAAAGGCGACGAAGCTTTGCGATATGCTGACAGATAAGACCAAAACCTATGAGGCGGTCCTGCTTCTGGGCAGGGAAACTGATACCCAGGATACTACGGGAGAAATTCTTAAGGAATATCCGGTCAAGGCAGATGAGGCCCAGGTGAAGGAAGCCGTACTCAGCTTTCTTGGTCATTACGATCAGATACCACCCATGTATTCTGCGCTAAAGGTGGATGGAAAAAAGCTTTATGAACTGGCCAGAGCCGGAAAAGAAGTGGAGCGGAAAGCCAGGCCTGTGGAGATTTTAGAGATTACTGTAGACCGGATCCAGCTCCCCCGGGTTACCATGACTGTAACCTGTTCCAAGGGAACCTATATCAGAACCCTTTGCTATGACATCGGGAGAAAGCTTGGCTGCGGAGGGTGCATGGAATCCCTTCTCCGCACCCAGGTTTCCGGGTTTTGTTTAGAGGACAGCCTGACCCTGGCACAGATCGAGGAGCTTCGGGATGATGGAACCCTGGAGAATCATATTCTTGCTGTGGACAAGGTGTTTTCGGAATATCCGGCACTTAAGATGAAACAGGATTTTGACAAGCTGGTGCACAATGGGAACCCCTTTTACAGGAATCAGGCGGAGGGAGATTCTATGTTACCTGACGGACCTGTAAGAGTATATGACAGCAGGAACCAGTTTATTGGAGTTTACGTACCTGACAGGGAGAAGGAGCTTCTTAAGCCTCAAAAGGTATTTCTGGGAGGAACGCCTTAA
- a CDS encoding bifunctional riboflavin kinase/FAD synthetase, giving the protein MEYITGTREFQIEEPAIVTLGKFDGRHRGHQKLLKRMGELKAAKGYKTAVLTFDMAPITLMTGSPQKAITTNLERKNNLEKIGIDYLVEYPFTEETSHMEPEEFVELVLAGQMNARIIVVGTDCTFGYQGAGNADSLYQWKDRYGYELIVIPKEQDDHRDISSTYIREQLDAGNMEKANELLGEPYAIHGTVVHGNHIGGAVLGFPTANILPSPEKHLPLFGVYVSKVYVDGTYYGGITNIGRKPTVEGNSPVVAETFIYGINEDIYGKTIEVQLLHFVRPERKFEGLEQLKAQIGKDREYGMRYLKDLSDQQITHL; this is encoded by the coding sequence ATGGAATATATAACCGGAACCAGAGAATTTCAGATTGAAGAGCCTGCAATCGTAACCCTGGGAAAATTCGACGGACGCCACAGAGGCCACCAGAAGCTGTTAAAGCGGATGGGAGAGCTAAAGGCAGCCAAAGGGTATAAAACGGCTGTCCTTACCTTTGATATGGCCCCCATTACCCTCATGACAGGAAGCCCCCAAAAGGCCATTACTACCAATCTGGAGAGAAAAAACAATCTGGAGAAGATCGGCATCGATTATCTGGTGGAATACCCTTTTACAGAGGAAACCTCGCATATGGAGCCGGAGGAATTCGTAGAGCTTGTTCTGGCAGGCCAGATGAATGCCAGGATCATCGTAGTTGGTACGGATTGTACCTTTGGGTACCAGGGAGCGGGAAATGCGGACAGCCTTTACCAGTGGAAAGACCGGTATGGTTATGAACTGATCGTTATTCCGAAAGAGCAGGATGACCACCGGGATATCAGCAGTACCTACATCAGAGAGCAGCTGGATGCCGGAAATATGGAAAAGGCCAACGAGCTTTTGGGAGAGCCATATGCCATACATGGAACCGTGGTCCACGGCAACCATATTGGAGGAGCGGTTCTTGGATTTCCAACGGCCAATATTCTGCCTTCGCCGGAGAAACACCTTCCTTTATTCGGCGTGTATGTGTCCAAAGTATATGTGGACGGTACTTATTATGGGGGCATTACGAATATCGGAAGAAAGCCCACGGTGGAGGGAAATTCACCTGTTGTAGCAGAAACCTTTATTTATGGTATAAATGAGGATATATATGGAAAGACTATAGAAGTACAGCTTTTGCATTTTGTCCGTCCTGAACGGAAATTTGAAGGGCTGGAACAATTAAAAGCACAGATCGGGAAGGATAGAGAATACGGGATGCGGTATTTAAAAGACCTTTCAGATCAGCAAATCACTCATTTGTAA
- a CDS encoding C40 family peptidase: protein MTDKAWKVLGFAIACGSAVWIGTADVQAAKSEPNLKTGSPVAGISVYMDQYQESMKQEGTETPAGLTQEKMRYGTFNSIFQNLGVSVVEDSLNIRKEPKNDAEIVGKLRNHAGSSVLSEENGWYKIKSGQVTGYVYGKYLATGQDARAIAYYNMKLMLRVDTETLRVRSKPNTDSEVLGKIHEGETYPFISHNGGWAKIQYNGQTAYAYVPENATIAFTIPEAEKNSDLRNQVVNYAVGFVGNPYRWGGTNPNTGADCSGFVQYVMEHAAGVHLDRTSRQQAEEGEVIPASSMEPGDLLFYASGRQIDHVAMYIGKGKIVHAANRRSGIKISTWNYRKPVTIRRVIP from the coding sequence ATGACTGACAAAGCATGGAAGGTACTAGGCTTTGCTATAGCATGCGGCAGTGCCGTATGGATAGGAACAGCAGATGTACAGGCCGCAAAATCAGAACCTAACCTTAAGACCGGTTCGCCAGTAGCAGGCATTTCGGTCTACATGGATCAATATCAGGAATCCATGAAACAGGAGGGAACGGAAACGCCGGCCGGTCTTACGCAGGAAAAAATGAGGTATGGAACCTTCAACTCAATCTTTCAGAATCTTGGGGTGAGTGTGGTGGAGGATTCCTTGAACATCAGAAAAGAACCAAAGAATGATGCGGAAATCGTGGGGAAATTGAGAAACCATGCCGGCAGCAGTGTGCTGTCAGAAGAAAATGGCTGGTATAAAATAAAGTCAGGGCAAGTAACCGGATATGTATACGGAAAATATCTGGCCACCGGACAAGATGCCAGAGCAATTGCCTACTATAACATGAAGCTGATGCTCCGGGTAGACACTGAAACCCTTCGGGTCCGCAGCAAACCGAATACGGATTCTGAAGTACTGGGCAAGATTCATGAGGGTGAAACATATCCTTTTATCTCCCATAACGGGGGATGGGCAAAAATCCAATATAATGGTCAGACAGCCTATGCCTATGTACCAGAAAATGCCACAATCGCATTTACCATACCTGAAGCGGAAAAAAACAGTGACCTTCGCAATCAGGTTGTAAACTATGCGGTCGGGTTTGTGGGGAACCCATATCGATGGGGCGGCACCAATCCTAATACAGGGGCGGACTGCTCCGGTTTTGTCCAGTATGTGATGGAGCATGCCGCAGGAGTTCATTTAGACCGTACCTCCAGGCAGCAGGCCGAAGAGGGAGAAGTCATACCAGCGTCCAGCATGGAGCCTGGCGACTTGCTGTTCTATGCAAGCGGAAGGCAAATCGACCATGTGGCCATGTATATTGGAAAGGGAAAAATCGTCCATGCGGCAAACCGCAGGAGTGGGATCAAAATCTCCACCTGGAATTACAGAAAGCCAGTCACCATACGGCGGGTGATTCCATGA
- a CDS encoding ABC transporter ATP-binding protein, with translation MLKIDNLRVNYGGIEAVKGISFEVPDKSIVTLIGANGAGKSTTLKSIVGLVKPSAGSSITLDGEELIGKDTPDIISRGIALVPEGRHVFPDMTVIENIKIGAYLRNDDLKEDIDWIYDLFPRLKERSWQLSGTLSGGEQQMLAVARALMSQPKILMMDEPSLGLAPLIVKDIFSIIREINKKGVTVLLIEQNANMALHTADIGYVLETGRITLTGSGKKLLADESVIAAYLGKKKN, from the coding sequence ATGCTGAAGATTGATAACTTGCGAGTGAATTACGGCGGAATTGAAGCCGTTAAGGGAATTTCCTTTGAAGTGCCGGATAAGAGCATTGTGACCCTGATCGGGGCCAATGGAGCCGGAAAAAGCACGACCTTAAAATCTATTGTCGGTCTGGTAAAGCCATCAGCCGGGAGCAGTATCACCCTGGATGGGGAGGAACTGATCGGCAAGGATACTCCGGATATTATATCCAGGGGAATTGCCCTGGTACCGGAAGGACGCCATGTGTTTCCGGATATGACCGTTATTGAAAATATCAAGATCGGAGCCTATTTAAGAAATGACGATCTTAAGGAGGATATCGACTGGATTTATGATTTATTTCCCCGGTTAAAAGAAAGGAGCTGGCAGCTTTCCGGTACCCTTTCAGGAGGCGAGCAGCAGATGCTGGCAGTTGCCAGGGCTCTTATGAGCCAGCCAAAGATCCTCATGATGGATGAACCTTCACTGGGTCTTGCTCCGCTGATTGTAAAGGATATCTTCTCTATTATCCGGGAGATCAACAAAAAAGGTGTAACCGTTCTTCTCATCGAACAAAATGCCAATATGGCCCTTCATACGGCTGATATCGGCTACGTTCTGGAAACCGGGCGGATCACCTTGACAGGGTCCGGGAAAAAGCTGTTGGCCGATGAATCGGTAATAGCAGCTTATCTTGGAAAAAAGAAGAATTAA
- a CDS encoding ABC transporter ATP-binding protein, with protein MSNTAKTPINVLHMQDITMQFGGVVAVNGLTLDVNQGEIVALIGPNGAGKTTAFNCVTGIYEPTYGQVDFMGETILSNTPKGKMKKNYLGEVTPGPISVISSTPDVITKGGIARTFQNIRLFGQLTVFDNVLIAKHMRAKQNVFSATLRLNRREEERMRVETAALLEEQNLLHLKDEIATSLPYGLQRRLEIARALATEPKLLLLDEPAAGMNPQETQELTDFIKQIRDSYHLTVFMIEHHMDLVMQISDRIYVLDFGKLIAQGTPEDIQNNERVIEAYLGVSDDAED; from the coding sequence ATGTCAAACACGGCAAAAACTCCAATTAACGTGCTCCACATGCAGGACATTACCATGCAGTTCGGCGGTGTTGTGGCCGTAAACGGTCTGACCCTTGACGTAAACCAGGGAGAAATCGTGGCCTTAATCGGTCCCAACGGTGCTGGAAAGACAACCGCATTTAACTGTGTTACCGGTATTTATGAGCCAACCTACGGGCAGGTGGACTTTATGGGAGAAACCATTCTTTCCAATACCCCAAAGGGAAAAATGAAGAAAAACTATCTGGGAGAAGTAACGCCAGGTCCAATTTCAGTGATCAGCAGCACGCCTGATGTGATTACAAAAGGAGGCATTGCACGTACCTTCCAGAACATCCGCCTTTTCGGACAGCTGACCGTATTTGACAATGTGCTCATCGCAAAGCACATGCGTGCCAAACAGAATGTATTTTCCGCAACTCTTCGGTTAAACCGCAGGGAAGAGGAACGGATGCGGGTGGAAACCGCTGCCCTTTTAGAGGAACAAAACCTGCTTCATTTAAAGGATGAAATTGCAACCTCCCTTCCCTACGGCTTACAGAGGCGCTTAGAAATCGCCAGAGCCCTTGCAACGGAACCAAAACTTCTGCTGCTTGACGAGCCGGCTGCAGGCATGAATCCCCAGGAAACCCAGGAATTAACAGATTTTATTAAACAGATCCGGGATTCTTACCATCTTACCGTATTCATGATCGAGCACCATATGGATCTGGTCATGCAGATTTCCGACCGCATCTATGTTCTGGATTTCGGTAAGCTGATCGCACAGGGAACGCCGGAGGATATCCAGAACAATGAACGGGTAATTGAAGCATATCTGGGGGTGAGCGACGATGCTGAAGATTGA